In Phalacrocorax carbo chromosome 1, bPhaCar2.1, whole genome shotgun sequence, the genomic stretch TGTTCCCAGATGAAGAGGATACAGTTTGCAGTCTTTCAGTGTGAGAATCAATGGTGATGACTAATCAGaagaaggataaaaataaaagtaaatataagtaaagtaaaaaaaggaaaatatgagtgtggaaaaaaaccccactgaaatATGTTTATTCATTGAAATAAAGATGGAAACCAGAAGTTAAGGATAGAAATAGAACAAACAAGCTACAAAGCAGAATGAGATAAAAGGTGGAAGAGGCACAAATAACCTCAGTCCCATATGTTAGCTGATCACATGGTGGGTGCAGACTGTTCTAAGGCATGCTTTAGAGCAGCAATGTGTCAGTGAACGTAGCCCTGCAGATTTCAGCTAGTACCCTTAGTTGTATATAAGCAAATCTCTGGATGTTGgttcttctctgtctttttcctcCATCAGAGCAAATCCACGTGGCTTTGACATGCAGGTGGGAGTGTGTTACCAAAGCTATGAGGAGTCCCCAGCTGTCTGTGTTTGATGGGATTGTAATGATTCACAAGAATTGCCTCAGTCCAATGCATAGTTGGTATGCAGTCGGACAGGCTCTTAAAAACTATTCCGATCCttgttttcctgatttttcttgaCAGACGACAGGCGTAGAACTGTTGGTGAAGGCTGTATCAGTTCCAGAGACAAGTGATAGTGTGGTGAGTTTTTCTGTGACATGAATTGGGTCAGAAAAAGACATCCAGAGCCCAAACCTCACAGTCTCATTCTGGTGGGAGATCACTCTGCATGTTTATAAGGCTGTTAAGCTGCATGAAGGAAATGAGACTGATAACGTACAATTGCTGATACTCCAGGCTTAGTataatcttaaaaatataagttttaCATTCTTGTATCCAACATGGCATCTTAAACCAAAGCTGTTGTCAGCTTTGTTAGGATTCTGGTTTGTCCTTTAGGGCACTTAGGTTTAGTTCATGTTTCCTAGAACTACAGAAGCTGGAACTtatctgttatttttccttaatgCCCTATACTCCCACTAGTGGAATGTGGGCCTCGTGTATAATTTTGTATAAATAGCGCAGGTTACTGTCCTGCTCCACATATTGTGTTTGCAGTACAGATGGAAACCAGACTTGAGACCTTGGAGGTAACCCTTTTATTGGTTGTACATGAAAAATagctatttcttttctcatgCTATCTGAACTGAAGAATTGTCAGTCCAGGGAACTTGTCCCTTAGGGTCATGATGCTGCTGTACTCAACAAAATGCAGGAGTTACAAGTTCCAGTATTTACTTTCAAAACCTTTCCCTGCACTGCGTTTTCCTGGCAAGagccttctttctgcttttgctttcaggaaTTCTTCATTTTTGACTCTGCAGGAAAAGAtctattttctgaaatgctggagAAACTGGTAAGTCTTATGTAACAGTCCTCCTCTTCCAAAGAAGTGCTTTTGCTTTGAAGATCTGAACTCCCCAGTCTGGCAGATGTAGCAAACTTTGTATTTAGTGTAAATGGGAGCAATTACCTCAGTTGCCAATGCATCCTGTTCTCCCTCTCTAAAACTTGTAAAGGTACTAGAAGACATACTTTCcagaggaaggaaggcagaGTGTCATTCAGTTTTCTTACAAAAGAAATAGAGAGATTTAACTGAGAATCAGTGTGTCCTGTTggttaaagttatttttatttctcagaaaagcaTCTATTTTGCTGCTACTCcaacagtggggttttttgatgtTATAGTGATGTGTTTGATCCAACAGGACTCACTGTTGTCCTTGAGCATAATACTGCCcttgatatttttccttcatgcgTTTGTGTCCTTACTTGTACAGGTCTCCATTGTGTTATCTCATTTTGATATGTAGGATCAATTAATTGTTGTGAGGTTTCATAAGATGGCTAAGTCAACCTACTGGTTCATCGCCCTACAAGGGGCAATTCCACTTTTGCCCTTGCACTAGGTCTCGTTTGCAAGGGACCCCTCTACAAGCTGGATCAGCTTCTCAAACTGGAAGAaaacctttctccttttctctctagGATTAATTTTGAGCTGATTCAGCATGAAGAATCGGCTTCCCTAGGGATCAGATGAGTGCCAGAGCCTATACAAGTAAAGGAGCAGGACTGTGCAGACAGGAATGGGGAAAGAGAGCAAGACCACCTCTCCCAGTGCCAGCTATCCATTTAGTTGGCTCAACTGACACGTGAAACCTCAGCCAGGGCATAGGATTCCTCTACGTTAGGcttattgtttttgtcttagcATCTGTGTTTGCCATGTTTACAGACTGGCTGTTGACGACATCAGCTTCATTAGAGCTGACAATGTTCCTTTCTTGCTGTGCAGTGGGAGCAACCCAATGTCCTGTGCCTTGTGTACGATGTCACTAATGAGCAGTCTTTCAACAACTGTGCCAACTGGTTGGAGAAGCTGAGGGCTCAAGGAGTTGGAATGCACATCCCAGGTAAGAAATGGGTGAGATTCTTGTTCTCTGCTCCCCTCTTGTATGACAGCAATTGTTCCCACTGAGATGTGGCATAGAGCATTCATTTTAAGCCAGGGGCAGATATGGCTTCCTCCAACTCATTTGCTTTTATCACAAAGCAGATAAGGCATGAATTCCTTTGTGGATTCTTTTCCAGGGAGTTGTAGACTGTTCTCCATGCCTCCAactttttcagctgcttctacAAATGCTCCAGCATTTATTGTTAAGAAGTCAGCATTTCTgagttgtttttcctttgttttatggtttgtttgtttttttctgtaggtgTCTTAGTGGGGAATAAAACAGACCTGGTTGGTCGTCGAGTTGTGGAGCAGAAACAAGCACAGGAGTGGGCTGAGAAGCATGGCCTGGAATACTGTGAGATGTCAGTGGTGAGTTTCTGCTCCTTTCACCATCTGTGGAAGTGAGTGTTTGTAAAGTTATCTTCTCTTGCAGGTAAAGAAAGATAATTGACGGGGTTCTTCCACCTGTTTGTCATCTAACTCACCCTCAGTTTTAATCTGTCTTTTGTGAAACAGTTAGAGCAGAAGCAGTCAAATGCTTATTCCATCTTTCATTCACTACTTTcttatttctttacagaaggaGATGAAAAATTTTGAGGCCCCTTTCCACATCCTGGCAAAGTCATTCCACCAACTGTACAAAGAGAAAGTGGAAACTTTTCACTCACTAGCTTGAGGGCTGTGAGTGGCTTGACTTATCCTCTAAGCTTCTTCTAGTGCCCAGAATCCTGCAGGATGGaatacagagag encodes the following:
- the IFT27 gene encoding intraflagellar transport protein 27 homolog isoform X1, with translation MVKLAAKCILAGDPAVGKSALAQMFSNDGAHFQKNYTLTTGVELLVKAVSVPETSDSVEFFIFDSAGKDLFSEMLEKLWEQPNVLCLVYDVTNEQSFNNCANWLEKLRAQGVGMHIPGVLVGNKTDLVGRRVVEQKQAQEWAEKHGLEYCEMSVKEMKNFEAPFHILAKSFHQLYKEKVETFHSLA
- the IFT27 gene encoding intraflagellar transport protein 27 homolog isoform X2, which encodes MVKLAAKCILAGDPAVGKSALAQMFSNDGAHFQKNYTLEFFIFDSAGKDLFSEMLEKLWEQPNVLCLVYDVTNEQSFNNCANWLEKLRAQGVGMHIPGVLVGNKTDLVGRRVVEQKQAQEWAEKHGLEYCEMSVKEMKNFEAPFHILAKSFHQLYKEKVETFHSLA